The following DNA comes from Arcobacter cloacae.
TTTCGCACCTCTTGCGCAACAACAGCAAAACCTTTTCCAGCTTCTCCAGCAGTTGCTGCTTCAACAGCCGCGTTTAGTGATAAAATATTTGTTTGAAATGCTATTTGGTCAATTACTGAAATAGCTTCATTTATAGCATTTACTTGAGTATTTATCTCATCCATAGCAACTGTTGTTTGATTTGCTAACCTCTCTCCATTTGTTGAAGATTTTGTCACACTATTTGAATAAGTAGCCATTTTTTGGATATTTTGAGTATTATTTCTAATGTTTGCAGTTATCTCTTCAAGAACAGCTGCTGTTTCTTCTAATGCAGCGGCAGCTTCATTTGAACTTATATTTAGTTTATCAACATTTACTAAAAGAATATTAGAACTTTCATCCAATGTTAAACCATTTGATTTATTTTCAACAAGCATATCATTTATTATTTGAGCAAGGTTATTTAATCCAATAGATACAACTCCATTATCATTTTCTACTCTAGCTCTAAAATCTAGCTTTGCAAAACTATCTAAGACATTTGTTACTTTATTTATATCTTCACATACATTTTTAGATGTATTTTCAAGCATTTCATTAAAGTTATTTTTTAACTCTTCTAAACTTTGATTTTGTGTTGATTTAGCTATTTTTTGATTTAATCTACCTTTTTTTACCTCATTTACAACTCTTTTTACATCTTCTATTAATTCATTATCTTGAATTATTAAATTTTGAGTATATTGAATATTCTTATTTATTACACTTGCCATTTTTCCAAACTCATCTTTTGAATCAAGTGCTATTAAATTTGTAGATTTTTTTTCTTTATTTAAAAAAGAGAAAAACTCTTGTAATCCATTTTGAATAATATTTGCAGAATTTGATAATTGTTTAGAAATAAAATAAGCAACTAAAGAACCTAAAATTAATGAAATAATCAATATCGTAATCATTAAAATTGAAAAATTACTAGCAACTTCTCTTGCTTGTGGTGTTGCAGTTTGATTTTTTGCTTCTTGATAATCAATAAATTCATTTATAACTTTTAACCAGTTGGAAAATAAGGGACTTACTTCATTTACAAGTAAATTAAGTGCTTTTTCATTATTCCCTGAAGTCTTAAGTTCGATAATTTCTTTTACTAAAGGCATAGTTTGTTTTTCAACATCTTTTATTTTATTTAAAATTTCAATCTCTTTTTGTTCAATATTATCTTTTTTTGAAAATATTTCATCCATTGGTTTTGCTGAATCAGCGTAAAACACTTCTAGTTTTTTTATATCTTCAATTGAGTTTTTAAATAAAGGACTATTTTTATCTTCAGATAAAACAACATCTCTTATAGAAATAGCTCTATCATGAACACTTCCTCTAAAATTAATAGCATATCTTTGTTTTACAGAGTTTACATCTACAATATCATGTAGAGTATTATCAATAAATGTAACCCTATTGATACCAATTACTGTTAACATAATGATTAGAAAAATCATTAATCCAAAACCTGAATACAACTTTTGTGATATACTCACTTAAATCCCCCTATAAAAAATTAAAATAATTTTGATAGTAGTACAACTATTCTTATTTACAAATTAACATTTAATAAAAAAAATAGTAAAAGTAAAACAAAAAATAAAAGGTAAAAAATGAATCAACAAGAGTTTTGGAATACAAAGTTTTCAAAGGCTGATTATTTTTATGGAATAAATCCAAATGAATTTTTAGCTTCAAATATGAAGATTTTAGAAAATCATAAAAAGCTTTTATGTTTAGGTGAAGGTGAAGGAAGAAATGCAATATTTTTTGCAAAAAATGGATTTGAAGTTACTGCGATTGATGCATCTAATTTGGGTTTAGAAAAACTTGAAAATAGGGCAAAAAAAGAGAATTTAAATATAAAAACTATTTGTATGGATTTGAATCATTGGCAAACAAATGATAAGTATGATGTAATAATGGCTTCATATTTACATATGTATAAAAATGAAAGGGAAGAGTTATTTAAAAAAATAGAAGATTCTTTGAATAAAAATGCTTATTTTATAGGTGAATTTTTTTCAACAAAACAGCTTACTTATAACAGTGGTGGACCTAAAGATTTAGATTTACTTTATACAGTTGAAGATTTTAAAGAGCATTTTAATAGTTGCCAAAAAGAGATAAAAGAAGAGATAGTTGTTTTAAATGAAGGAATAGGGCATC
Coding sequences within:
- a CDS encoding methyltransferase domain-containing protein is translated as MNQQEFWNTKFSKADYFYGINPNEFLASNMKILENHKKLLCLGEGEGRNAIFFAKNGFEVTAIDASNLGLEKLENRAKKENLNIKTICMDLNHWQTNDKYDVIMASYLHMYKNEREELFKKIEDSLNKNAYFIGEFFSTKQLTYNSGGPKDLDLLYTVEDFKEHFNSCQKEIKEEIVVLNEGIGHQGEACVIRVVIKKIS
- a CDS encoding methyl-accepting chemotaxis protein encodes the protein MSISQKLYSGFGLMIFLIIMLTVIGINRVTFIDNTLHDIVDVNSVKQRYAINFRGSVHDRAISIRDVVLSEDKNSPLFKNSIEDIKKLEVFYADSAKPMDEIFSKKDNIEQKEIEILNKIKDVEKQTMPLVKEIIELKTSGNNEKALNLLVNEVSPLFSNWLKVINEFIDYQEAKNQTATPQAREVASNFSILMITILIISLILGSLVAYFISKQLSNSANIIQNGLQEFFSFLNKEKKSTNLIALDSKDEFGKMASVINKNIQYTQNLIIQDNELIEDVKRVVNEVKKGRLNQKIAKSTQNQSLEELKNNFNEMLENTSKNVCEDINKVTNVLDSFAKLDFRARVENDNGVVSIGLNNLAQIINDMLVENKSNGLTLDESSNILLVNVDKLNISSNEAAAALEETAAVLEEITANIRNNTQNIQKMATYSNSVTKSSTNGERLANQTTVAMDEINTQVNAINEAISVIDQIAFQTNILSLNAAVEAATAGEAGKGFAVVAQEVRNLASRSAEAAREIKTIVENATKKANDGKEIANNMIEGYKELNQNITNTINLIQDIETSSKEQLAGIEQINDAVNNLDKQTQQNAQIASQTHDVAVITDEIAKLVVSNANAKEFVGKNEVKAKDMKIKNNHSVTSKNTKVLPKKETIKKDEIKISSSKSNDDEWENF